One Nicotiana sylvestris chromosome 12, ASM39365v2, whole genome shotgun sequence genomic window carries:
- the LOC104214253 gene encoding protein VAPYRIN, producing MDRLLSLEPSNLVTIRLEPGQKCSGELTLRNVMYTMPVAFRLQPVNKTRYSIRPQSGIISPLTTITLEIIYHLPPNTTLPNSFPHSDDSFLLRSVVAPGAAINKDPCSTLDMVPSDWFTTKKKQVFIDSAIKIMFVGSPVLCYLVKKGYMDEIREVLEKSDPNWKPVDSVDFEGQTLLHLAISQSRPDLVQLLLEFGPNIEAHSKSCSRPLETAAATGESLIVELLLAKKASTEKTEFSASGPIHLAAGNGHLEVVKLLLLKGANVNALTKDGNTALHLAVEERRRDCARLLLANGAGADVRNARNGDTPLHIASGSGDEQMVRVLLQKGAEKNIRNKYGKTAYDVAAEHGHNKLFDALRLGDSLCVAARKGEVRTIQRLLENGANINGRDQHGWTALHRACFKGRIEAVKALIDHGIDVNARDEDGYSGLHCAVESGHVDVAELLIKKGADIESRTSKGITALQIAESLHYSGLTRVLMQGSVVKEQVGTMEINFVKSSGKMAVKDIEIGNVKKRSINKSRVRRSSFDRTVPLAVV from the exons ATGGATCGACTATTAAGCTTAGAACCATCAAATCTTGTGACGATAAGACTTGAACCAGGTCAAAAGTGTTCTGGAGAATTAACTCTCCGTAACGTCATGTACACCATGCCAGTGGCTTTCCGACTACAGCCAGTGAACAAGACACGTTACTCGATCCGTCCTCAATCGGGTATCATCTCACCATTAACCACAATCACATTGGAGATCATTTACCATCTCCCTCCAAACACAACTCTCCCTAATTCTTTCCCTCACTCTGATGATTCATTCCTCTTACGTAGTGTTGTTGCCCCTGGAGCTGCTATAAATAAGGACCCTTGTTCCACTTTAGACATGGTCCCAAGTGATTGGTTCACAACTAAGAAAAAACAAGTTTTCATTGATAGTGCTATTAAAATCATGTTTGTTGGTTCACCTGTATTGTGTTATCTTGTAAAAAAAGGTTATATGGATGAAATTAGGGAAGTATTAGAAAAAAGTGACCCTAATTGGAAACCAGTTGATTCAGTTGACTTTGAAGGTCAAACTTTACTTCATTTAGCTATTTCACAAAGCAGGCCTGATCTTGTACAATTGTTACTTGAATTTGGACCTAATATTGAGGCCCATAGTAAATCATGTTCAAGACCACTTgaaacagcagcagcaacaggagAATCACTAATTGTTGAACTCTTATTAGCTAAAAAAGCAAGCACAGAAAAAACAGAGTTCTCTGCTTCTGGCCCAATACATTTAGCAGCAGGAAATGGTCATTTGGAAGTAGTAAAACTGCTTCTACTCAAAGGGGCTAATGTGAATGCACTAACAAAAGACGGGAACACGGCTTTGCACCTCGCTGTTGAAGAACGAAGGAGAGATTGTGCGCGTCTTTTGTTGGCGAATGGTGCTGGAGCTGATGTGCGGAATGCTAGGAATGGTGACACGCCTTTGCATATTGCTTCTGGTTCGGGAGATGAACAGATGGTTCGGGTTTTACTTCAAAAGGGAGCTGAGAAGAATATACGTAACAAGTATGGCAAAACGGCTTATGATGTTGCTGCTGAACATGGCCATAACAAGCTCTTTGACGCCCTCCGTTTAG GGGACAGCCTATGTGTGGCGGCTAGAAAAGGAGAGGTAAGAACCATACAAAGGCTGCTAGAGAATGGAGCTAACATAAATGGACGTGACCAACACGGTTGGACTGCATTGCACAGGGCATGTTTCAAAGGAAGAATAGAAGCTGTAAAGGCATTAATAGACCATGGAATTGATGTAAATGCAAGGGATGAAGATGGATACAGTGGATTGCACTGTGCAGTGGAATCTGGTCATGTTGATGTAGCCGAGTTGCTAATTAAAAAAGGTGCAGACATTGAGTCAAGAACTAGTAAAGGGATTACTGCATTGCAAATTGCAGAGTCACTTCATTATTCTGGTCTCACTAGAGTACTCATGCAAGGAAGTGTAGTTAAAGAACAAGTTGGGACAATGGAGATAAATTTTGTGAAATCATCTGGGAAAATGGCTGTTAAAGATATAGAAATTGGGAATGTCAAGAAAAGATCTATTAATAAATCAAGAGTTCGGAGGAGTAGCTTTGATAGAACTGTTCCATTGGCTGTTGTGTGA